One Gemmatimonadota bacterium genomic region harbors:
- a CDS encoding TetR/AcrR family transcriptional regulator produces MESGGRRAEKKAETRAALLEAALELFERDGFAGTTVDAIAERAGVSRATYFNYYETKEGVLIAYYRGVLEGELNRLEEAVARDTPARRFFEEQFEMGLRTAHREGERFRVLFREVFSNRRVLEANQELAARVTTIYFAAIQGAVTRGELRSDLDVAGAVGVLGAVWSSTLVERLYTPLDLDTLIQRMRAKVDIVFRGIVGSG; encoded by the coding sequence GTGGAGTCAGGCGGACGAAGGGCGGAAAAGAAGGCCGAGACCCGGGCGGCGTTGCTGGAGGCGGCGCTGGAGCTGTTCGAGCGGGACGGCTTCGCCGGCACGACCGTGGACGCGATCGCCGAGCGCGCCGGTGTCTCTCGCGCGACCTACTTCAACTACTACGAGACCAAGGAAGGAGTGCTGATTGCGTACTACCGGGGCGTCCTCGAAGGGGAGTTGAACCGGCTCGAGGAGGCGGTAGCGCGGGACACCCCGGCCAGGCGGTTCTTCGAGGAGCAGTTCGAGATGGGGCTTCGCACCGCCCACCGCGAAGGCGAACGCTTCCGCGTGCTGTTCAGGGAGGTGTTCTCCAACCGCCGCGTCCTGGAGGCGAATCAGGAGCTCGCCGCCCGCGTCACCACCATCTACTTCGCGGCCATCCAGGGCGCGGTGACCCGCGGCGAGCTCAGGTCGGATCTGGACGTCGCGGGCGCGGTCGGCGTGTTGGGCGCCGTATGGAGCTCCACGCTGGTCGAGCGGCTGTACACGCCGCTGGACCTGGACACGCTCATCCAGCGCATGCGGGCAAAGGTGGACATCGTTTTTCGCGGCATCGTGGGTTCAGGCTAG
- the thiI gene encoding tRNA uracil 4-sulfurtransferase ThiI: MDAEQRFLLRLAGEFSVKSRRTQQRFRRRLLRNLRDAMEEAGGTYEVEDRWSRIFVRSTSPDAEAHLGRVFGLGSLSPIALTVPAELDRIVEAGGERFRDEVLGRSFAVRSRRSGTHPFRSKDIEIELGAALDGPGRVDLSNPDVTVGVEVRDDVAHLFSRRTPGAGGLPLGVEGRALALVSGGYDSAVAAWMMLKRGVELDYAFCNLGGDAYERSVLAVMKVLADRWSYGSRPRIHLIDFGPALDDLRAHAAERYWQVLLKRLMYRAGSIVADRIGAEVLVTGEAVGQVSSQTLTNLRAIEPAASLPVFRPLIGFDKEEIIARARVIGTDELSARVKEYCAIAPGKPVTAASVDVVDAQDALLDPGTVERAVAERRVLDLRRLTPTDLVAPYLFTSEVPEGASILDCRSEGEYEAWHLPGARLVDDWELGRTFGDLDRDGTYVLYCAQGVQTAQIAERMQRAGYEAYSFRGGASALRQWAQRHGSD; the protein is encoded by the coding sequence ATGGACGCAGAGCAGCGCTTTCTTCTCAGACTCGCCGGCGAGTTCTCCGTCAAGTCGCGTAGAACCCAGCAGCGCTTCCGCAGGCGCTTGCTGCGCAACCTGCGCGACGCCATGGAAGAGGCCGGCGGAACGTACGAAGTAGAGGATCGCTGGAGCCGGATCTTCGTGCGATCCACTTCACCGGACGCGGAGGCGCACCTGGGGCGGGTCTTCGGACTGGGGTCTCTGTCTCCCATCGCGCTCACCGTGCCCGCCGAATTGGACCGCATCGTAGAGGCCGGGGGGGAGCGATTCCGCGATGAGGTGCTCGGCCGTTCGTTCGCGGTGCGATCGCGCAGGTCCGGCACGCACCCCTTCCGCTCGAAAGACATCGAGATCGAGCTGGGCGCCGCGCTGGACGGGCCGGGACGGGTGGACCTGTCGAACCCCGACGTTACGGTCGGGGTCGAGGTCCGCGACGACGTGGCGCACCTCTTCTCGCGACGCACGCCCGGAGCGGGCGGTCTGCCGCTGGGCGTGGAGGGTCGGGCGCTGGCGCTCGTGTCCGGCGGCTACGACTCGGCGGTGGCCGCCTGGATGATGCTCAAGCGCGGGGTCGAGCTCGACTACGCCTTCTGCAACCTGGGCGGCGACGCCTACGAGCGGTCCGTGCTGGCGGTGATGAAGGTGCTCGCGGACCGGTGGAGTTATGGGTCCCGCCCTCGCATTCATCTGATCGATTTCGGGCCCGCGCTGGACGACCTGCGTGCGCACGCCGCGGAGCGGTACTGGCAGGTGCTGCTGAAGCGACTCATGTACCGCGCGGGGTCGATCGTCGCCGACCGGATCGGCGCCGAGGTGCTGGTGACCGGGGAGGCTGTGGGCCAGGTATCATCGCAGACGCTGACCAACCTGCGGGCCATCGAACCCGCCGCGTCGCTGCCCGTATTCCGCCCCTTGATCGGATTCGACAAGGAGGAGATCATCGCCCGCGCGCGCGTCATCGGCACCGATGAGCTGTCGGCGCGCGTCAAGGAGTACTGCGCCATCGCGCCCGGCAAACCGGTCACGGCGGCTTCGGTGGACGTGGTCGACGCGCAGGACGCGCTGCTCGACCCGGGCACGGTCGAGCGGGCCGTGGCCGAGCGACGCGTCCTGGACCTGCGTCGGCTGACCCCCACCGATCTGGTCGCGCCCTACCTCTTCACGAGCGAGGTGCCGGAGGGCGCCAGCATCCTGGACTGCCGCAGCGAGGGGGAGTACGAGGCCTGGCACTTGCCGGGCGCGCGCCTGGTCGATGACTGGGAGCTGGGCCGAACCTTCGGCGACCTGGACCGCGACGGCACCTACGTGCTGTACTGCGCGCAGGGAGTGCAGACCGCGCAGATCGCCGAGCGCATGCAGCGCGCCGGCTACGAGGCCTACTCCTTTCGCGGCGGCGCGAGCGCCCTGCGCCAGTGGGCGCAACGGCACGGCTCGGATTGA